The DNA sequence AAGTGCTTTATTGTAGATGTATATATCAATAAAAACTTTATTGCCGTTAATTTTGTTGTTTCAGAAGAAGTGAGAAAGGATATAATAAAATACTTTTTTAACTCTAGTTTAGAAGATTCGATAAATAAAATCGGTGGATTGGGTATGCATAAAGTTAGTACTTGCTTGTTTGCCCAACAAGATATTAGAGGATTTAATAGAAGTTCATTTTATGTAATAAAGCCTAATATTTTGAAAAATTGGCATAGGGCTATTGCTCATTTAGATTTATCGGAATTTATTGAGGCTATAGCAAAATCAGAAATAAAAAAAACTAATTAAGTAAGATGAACGCAGACAGTTTTATTTATTCTGAAGAACCGTATTATCAGACAAAACTATTTAATCTAGTAGGGTATTCTTATTCGGAATTAAAAAAAGAAAAAAAAACATCCAAATATTCTAGAAAAGAAATTTTAAAAAAGCATGTCCAATTTAAAGGAAATAAAGGTGCTAAAACCAAATTAGAACTTGAAGATTATTTAAGAAATGATTTCCTTAAAAATTATATTAACAACAATAAATCAAAATTTAATCTAGATTATTTTTATTTTGAACCTGGTGTTGATGAAATAAAAGATGGTGTAACAATAGGTAGTTTAGATATTAAAGTTTTATTACCAACTAATAAATCGTTAACTGGTGATGAATATTTTGCTATAGAATGCAAAAGAATTAATAAACTAGCTAAAACAAAAAAATATTATATAGATCATGGAGTTAATCGTTTTTTAACTAGACAATATTACCCAGAATCTAATTCTAAAATAGCTTTTATGTTATCATTTATGGAGTGTGAAAAACCATCACACAGAGAGGATTCAAATTCAATAGTAATGTCTTTTAATGAGCTATTGGATCAAAATTATCAGAAAAGTATTTTGTGCTCAATAGGAGATGTAGATTTAGATGTCAATATTGATAAAAAATATGAAATAGATATTTATAATTCATATTTCAGAAGAGATGATGGTAGCAGTATTCAGATTTATCATATTTTTTTAGATTATTATGATATAATTGATATTTAATCCCCACAAACCAAAACCCAGTTTTCTCGTTCCTCAAAACCCTCTGTCTTTTGGTTTGTTCCGCGCGCCACACGTCTATAGCGTTTAAATTGCCAAACTATTGCAGCACATTACAGCTTGTTTCATTCGTGCCTCATTTCACAACTATAAAGAGCTGCCCCAGGCAAAAAGCTAATAATTTAAACGCTATCCCAAAGCTAAGTTACATAACGGGTAGTTATGGTAGCATTCATTCACTTTCTGTACCATAACTCCATTATGTAAAATAGCCGTTTTCCAGCCGCACACTTCTCATTTCAATTAAAATTTTGAACAAATAAACATATTATAAAAGACCACTTTCCCCGCCACCCATTTCAGCGGTGTAGGTTACAGCAATTAGTAATGTTTGCTATGTGTCTGCGGTAGGCAAACTACATTCGTTCAATCCCTTATCAGGGAATCACTCTTTTCATTTCCCCACCTCAACACCGCGCATAAAAAAAGTGCACCACTGCGTTCAGCACTTCATTTATTTTTCCCACCGCTACAACATCAATAATCACTTCCACCTACGCATATTTCCCCCAAAGTATCCTAGAATTGAAAATAGGTGAAACAAAAAAACAAAAAAAAGAATGCAATGCTAGGCACTCCCTTCGTCCAATGCTTTTATGCTATAAAGGTCAAGCCCTACGGGTTTTGAAAAAAATCTCCACTGCAAAACTCAACTGGTTTTAACATCTTTTTACAATCCAGTAAATACCCTTTCTGTTTAATATTTTGAACTAATTAAGCAGTAGTATTTTTTCCAAAAACCTTGACAGCATAGCCTCGTTTCCTTAATGATGGGCTTTCTTTTTTCTGTTTTTCTTTTAAAATTTTATTGCGCGAAGCGTAGCGGAGCATAGAGAATCTTAATTTTTTAATTGGATAACTATGCTAACTTTTCAAATCAAAACCCACAAACACGGACAAACGTACTCAAAACCGCATTTCTACATCTTAAACAAAGGGTTAAATAGCGGAAAACCATGTAGAACCCCAATAAGAAACTCATTTGTTATTTCAACAGAAACAATTGAACAAAAAGAAGCTTTGTTTCAGCTATCATATATGTTGTTAGAATCCAAATACTATAATTATTATTTGAAAGGTTCTGTTATTCCTTTTATAGGCATAAATGATGTTAAAAATTTACTGATAAAAAATCATAAGTACCTAAAGCAACAAGATTTTCAAACAAAAATTGAGGCAATAAAAAAAGTAGAGGTCCTAGAAAAAGGTTTTCAAAATAAATTAAAAACCATTCAAGAACTAAAAACCTCCTTATTAAGATCCTGTAAATTGGAAAGGTAAATAAAAAAGGTTCAATCAATATGACTGAACCTTTAATGTTCGGTAAAGTTAC is a window from the Pseudalgibacter alginicilyticus genome containing:
- a CDS encoding DUF6943 family protein; translation: MLTFQIKTHKHGQTYSKPHFYILNKGLNSGKPCRTPIRNSFVISTETIEQKEALFQLSYMLLESKYYNYYLKGSVIPFIGINDVKNLLIKNHKYLKQQDFQTKIEAIKKVEVLEKGFQNKLKTIQELKTSLLRSCKLER